Proteins co-encoded in one Salvelinus sp. IW2-2015 linkage group LG17, ASM291031v2, whole genome shotgun sequence genomic window:
- the LOC111976713 gene encoding kelch-like protein 21 — protein sequence MEGGVMNRGGLEGGVISEKPVIQTQPSTLPFFDTAHAFNLLRGIHELRAERKFFDITLCAEGQEFHCHRTVLAAASTYFRAMFAGTLRESAMDRVVLHEVSAELLGLLVDFCYTGRVTVTQDNVDLLLKTADLFQFPSVKEACCAFLEQRLDVSNCLEIQDFAEAYACRDLAVSARRFVLKNIVDLAKGKDFERLPWKRLLEFVSDDALCVDKEETAYQIAVRWIKADLQRRLHYWPELLQQVRLPFVRRFYLLAHVESDPLVYLSPSCLRMVSEARSFQSCEYDRHDRPCQRMRPRPSTGLAEILVVVGGCDQDCDELVTVDCYNPQTGQWRYLAEFPDHLGGGYSIAALGNDMYVTGGSDGSRLYDGVWRYNSSVNEWTEVSPMLKAREYHSSCVLKGQLYVVAPDSTERYDHALDCWEALPPMLHAMDNCSTTPCRGRLYAIGSMTTTGEDNMAIQCYDSEANRWTLVNCGELPPWSFAPKTVTLNGLIYFVRDDSAEVDVYNPQKNGWDKISPMTQVHVGGSVAALGGRLFVSGGYDNTFELSDVVEAYDPSTRTWTPTGRLPQPTFWHGSVSIFRQFMPAVSNTFEPIDLPEANSIHLHRHHRNQALHNHNLNLNQNHDINPV from the exons atggagggaggggtgatGAACAGAGGGGGGTTAGAGGGAGGAGTGATATCTGAGAAGCCAGTGATCCAGACGCAGCCGTCCACGCTGCCCTTCTTCGACACGGCCCACGCCTTCAACCTTCTCCGGGGGATCCACGAGCTCCGTGCTGAGCGCAAGTTCTTCGACATCACTCTGTGCGCCGAGGGCCAGGAGTTCCACTGCCACCGCACCGTGTTGGCCGCAGCCAGCACCTACTTCAGGGCCATGTTCGCCGGGACATTGAGAGAGAGCGCCATGGACCGTGTGGTCCTTCACGAGGTGTCTGCTGAACTGCTGGGCCTGCTGGTGGACTTCTGTTATACGGGCCGAGTCACAGTCACCCAGGATAATGTAGATCTTCTGCTGAAGACTGCCGACCTGTTCCAGTTCCCCTCGGTCAAAGAGGCCTGCTGTGCCTTCCTTGAGCAGAGGTTAGACGTCTCCAACTGCCTGGAGATCCAGGACTTTGCCGAGGCCTACGCTTGCCGCGATCTAGCCGTCAGCGCACGCCGCTTTGTCCTCAAGAACATTGTGGATCTGGCCAAAGGCAAGGACTTTGAGCGGTTGCCCTGGAAACGTTTGCTGGAGTTTGTGTCGGACGACGCGCTGTGTGTGGACAAGGAGGAGACGGCCTATCAGATTGCGGTGCGCTGGATCAAAGCAGACCTACAGAGGCGGCTCCACTATTGGCCCGAGCTGCTGCAGCAGGTCAGACTACCCTTCGTGCGCCGGTTTTATCTACTCGCCCACGTGGAGAGCGACCCACTGGTCTACCTCTCCCCCTCCTGCCTGAGAATGGTGAGCGAGGCCCGGAGCTTCCAGTCGTGTGAGTACGACCGCCACGACAGACCCTGCCAACGCATGCGGCCACGGCCCTCAACCGGCCTGGCTGAGATCCTGGTGGTGGTGGGAGGCTGTGACCAGGACTGTGACGAGCTGGTCACTGTGGACTGTTACAACCCTCAGACTGGACAGTGGCGCTATCTGGCTGAGTTCCCTGATCACCTGGGAGGGGGCTACAGTATAGCTGCCCTGGGCAACGATATGTATGTCACAG GAGGATCTGACGGTTCACGACTCTATGACGGCGTGTGGCGCTACAACTCCAGCGTCAATGAGTGGACCGAGGTGTCGCCCATGCTGAAAGCCCGGGAGTACCACAGTTCCTGTGTCCTCAAGGGCCAGCTGTACGTGGTGGCGCCAGACAGCACGGAGCGCTACGACCACGCGCTGGACTGCTGGGAGGCCCTGCCCCCCATGCTGCACGCCATGGACAACTGTTCCACCACCCCCTGCAGGGGGCGCCTTTACGCCATTGGCTCCATGACCACCACTGGGGAGGATAACATGGCCATCCAGTGCTATGATTCGGAAGCCAATCGATGGACCCTAGTCAACTGTGGCGAGCTGCCGCCGTGGTCCTTCGCTCCCAAAACGGTCACTCTCAATGGGCTCATATACTTTGTCAG GGATGACTCGGCAGAGGTCGACGTCTATAACCCTCAGAAGAATGGATGGGACAAGATCAGTCCCATGACACAG GTCCATGTAGGAGGCAGTGTGGCAGCCCTGGGCGGTCGTCTCTTCGTGTCTGGTGGCTATGACAACACATTTGAGCTGTCTGACGTGGTGGAAGCTTACGACCCCTCAACCCGTACCTGGACCCCCACGGGCCGCCTGCCCCAGCCCACCTTCTGGCATGGTAGTGTCAGC